One genomic window of Arachis hypogaea cultivar Tifrunner chromosome 8, arahy.Tifrunner.gnm2.J5K5, whole genome shotgun sequence includes the following:
- the LOC112706566 gene encoding PHD finger protein ALFIN-LIKE 3 — translation MEGGGRTVEEIYEDFKGRRAAIIKALTTDVQDFYNQCDPEKENLCLYGLPSGQWEVNLPVEEVPPELPEPVLGINFARDGMQEKDWLSLVAVHSDTWLVALAFYFGARFGFDRADRKRLFNLINELPTIFEVVTGSAKKQAKEKSSVSNNSGSKSKSSSKARASESQGRQSKAFQPKDEDEGAEEQDDEEHGEAFCGACGESTGTDEFWICCDICEKWFHGKCVKITPARAEHMKQYKCPSCSGNKRAR, via the exons ATGGAAGGAGGAGGACGAACGGTGGAAGAGATTTACGAGGATTTCAAGGGTCGAAGAGCTGCCATCATCAAAGCCCTCACAACCG ATGTTCAGGATTTCTACAACCAATGCGATCCTG AGAAGGAGAATTTATGCTTATATGGATTACCTAGTGGGCAATGGGAAGTAAATTTGCCTGTTGAAGAAGTTCCACCAGAACTTCCTGAGCCTGTGCTGGGCATTAACTTTGCTAGGGATGGCATGCAAGAAAAGGACTGGTTATCTTTAGTTGCTGTCCATAGCGATACATGGCTGGTTGCTCTTGCCTTCTATTTTGGAGCCAGATTTGGGTTTGATAGAGCTGACAG GAAACGACTATTTAATCTGATCAATGAACTACCGACAATATTTGAAGTTGTTACCGGTTCAGCAAAAAAACAAGCTAAAGAGAAGTCCTCAGTCTCAAACAACAGCGGCAGCAAATCTAAGTCCAGCTCCAAAGCG CGGGCTTCTGAGTCGCAGGGTAGACAGTCAAAGGCATTCCAACcaaaggatgaggatgaaggaGCAGAAGAGCAAGATGATGAAGAACATGGAGAAGCCTTTTGTGGGGCATGCGGCGAGAGTACCGGTACCGATGAGTTCTGGATTTGCTGCGACATCTGCGAGAAGTGGTTCCATGGTAAATGCGTGAAGATTACCCCTGCTAGGGCAGAACATATGAAGCAATACAAGTGTCCATCATGCAGTGGTAACAAGAGAGCTCGCTGA
- the LOC112706567 gene encoding nuclear transcription factor Y subunit A-8, producing MKCMCEKESALCSVHATPAYVLGCSSSWGNSPESDVVQQSSMSDKLNLNMGVVLPQQCHKSRPLNLQFQEQDSSSTLSTNQSGQISIQHSNSSACSSSLSRNMEKSAGNQISSSMGILDFSFPPSELDRGQSTAPIAFHCAYPCYGGILAAAYDQHSKVIGSAAVRIPLPLDLREEPIYVNSKQYHAILRRRQYRAKLEAHNKLIRDRKPYLHESRHLHALKRARGAGGRFLNTKNLVQSKVTSTTTTSSYQAYIGRDIQDYTADTGGAASHRRLSVLM from the exons ATGAAGTGCATGTGTGAAAAAGAATCTGCTCTATGTTCTGTTCATGCAACACCAGCCTATGTTCTTGGATGCTCATCATCATGGGGTAATTCTCCTGAATCTGATGTTGTCCAACAATCATCCATGTCTGATAAATTGAACTTAAACATGGGTGTTGTTCTGCCACAACAATGTCACAAGAGTAGGCCACTAAATCTCCAATTTCAAGAGCAGGATTCATCTTCAACTCTTTCCACCAATCAATCTG GTCAAATTTCTATCCAGCATAGCAATTCTTCAGCTTGTTCATCATCACTTAGCAGAAATATGGAGAAGAGTGCTGGAAATCAAATCAGTTCTTCAATGGGGATTCTTGATTTTTCCTTCCCTCCTTCGGAACTCGATCGCGGCCAATCAACT GCTCCAATTGCATTTCATTGTGCATATCCATGCTATGGTGGCATACTAGCTGCTGCATATGACCAACACTCTAAG GTAATTGGAAGTGCAGCAGTTCGGATTCCTCTGCCACTTGATCTAAGAGAagaacctatatatgtgaattcAAAGCAGTATCATGCTATACTGAGACGTAGACAGTACCGAGCTAAACTCGAAGCACATAACAAACTCATCAGAGATCGCAAA CCTTATCTTCACGAGTCTCGCCATCTACATGCACTCAAGAGAGCTAGAGGTGCTGGTGGACGCTTTCTCAACACTAAAAACCTCGTCCAATCAAAGGTTACTTCTACCACCACCACTTCTTCCTACCAGGCTTACATTGGAAGGGATATCCAGGACTATACGGCAGATACCGGTGGCGCCGCCAGTCACCGCCGTCTGTCTGTTCTTATGTGA
- the LOC112706568 gene encoding polyadenylate-binding protein-interacting protein 3, with the protein MNLQQAGQPKSSNGYGRRKSEREGATKSENKIPSGKLNSARLASTGAVTGCKGGGYESPSHDRLVYVTTCLIGHQVEVQVKNGSMYSGIFHATNADNDFGIVLKMARLIKDGSLRGQKSSAEPVSKAPSKILIIPAKELVQVIAKGVAVTRDGLPSELHHDMHQEIMVDSLISHSRHVELGRELKPWVPDEDVPQCPELENTFDGPWNRGWDQFETNEALFGVKSTFNEELYTTKLEKGPRTRELEKQALRIAREIEGEETQDLHLAEERGLHFHENFDIDEETRFSSVARGKGVDDSGYDENEDILSDSLNSETFGGILGSVGKGPGEITGGKGNDGALANSSSLDLPQSSQSSTGVDLSRSGSCDHAKQLASELPTKIYSSSDEENRIQDHLASDLHRSSGNNKEENQKQSEDVQLSKSEDLHASLHSKKDGSDKGVLSSNVTPYAASSHVPSKTHEKTGSPGDLTQRSLAGKINGETKFVSPRGTSSASDSVGGVAASSGLGLSPSSSVGSLSSEKSTLNPNAKEFKLNPNAKSFVPSQTPVRPPTPVSDGSFYFPPNVSTVPNMPGMPMSIGVGPTFTGPQHMIYNPQVAQMPSQPYFHPNGPQYGQLIGHPRQVLYMPSYLPPEMPYKGRDY; encoded by the exons ATGAATTTGCAACAAGCTGGGCAGCCTAAATCTTCTAATGGATATGGGCGTCGAAAATCTGAAAGAGAAGGGGCAACAAAGTCAGAGAACAAAATCCCATCTGGAAAATTAAATTCCGCCAGATTAGCAAGTACAG GTGCTGTGACTGGCTGTAAAGGTGGTGGCTATGAGAGTCCTTCACATGATCGTCTAGTATATGTAACAACATGTCTTATTGGGCACCAGGTGGAAGTTCAGGTGAAAAATGGGTCAATGTACTCTGGAATATTTCATGCAACAAACGCTGACAATGATTTTG gaattgttttgaaaatggctCGCTTAATTAAGGATGGTTCTTTAAGAGGGCAGAAGTCTAGTGCAGAACCTGTCAGCAAGGCTCCTTCTAAGATCTTAATTATACCTGCCAAAGAACTTGTACAAGTTATAGCAAAG GGAGTTGCCGTTACTAGGGATGGCCTACCTAGTGAATTGCATCATGATATGCATCAGGAAATCATGGTAGATTCGTTAATATCTCATTCTCGACATGTTGAGTTAGGGAGAGAATTGAAACCCTGGGTACCTGATGAAGATGTTCCACAATGCCCAGAACTGGAAAATACCTTTGATGGTCCTTGGAATAG GGGATGGGATCAGTTTGAAACAAATGAGGCCTTGTTTGGTGTAAAAAGCACATTCAATGAGGAACTATATACcacaaagcttgaaaaagggCCTCGGACAAGAGAACTGGAAAAACAAGCCTTAAGAATAGCAAGAGAAATTGAGGGTGAGGAAACCCAAGATCTGCATCTTGCGGAG GAAAGAGGACTTCACTTTCATGAAAACTTTGATATTGATGAAGAAACTAGATTCTCTTCAGTCGCTAGGGGTAAAGGTGTTGATGATAGCGGATATGATGAAAATGAGGACATACTGTCTGATTCACTCAATTCTGAAACCTTTGGTGGTATACTTGGCTCAGTAGGTAAGGGACCTGGTGAAATAACTGGTGGAAAAGGGAATGATGGAGCACTAGCAAATTCGTCCTCTTTG GATCTTCCACAGTCATCTCAATCAAGCACTGGTGTGGATTTAAGCCGCTCTGGTTCTTGTGATCATGCCAAGCAATTGGCATCGGAACTCCCTACTAAAATCTACTCATCTTCAGACGAGGAAAACag GATTCAGGATCATTTGGCCAGTGATCTACAtagatccagtggtaataacaaGGAAGAAAATCAGAAA CAATCTGAGGATGTTCAACTGTCAAAATCTGAAG ATTTACATGCATCACTCCACTCGAAGAAAGATGGCTCTGATAAAGGGGTATTATCTTCTAATGTCACCCCTTATGCCGCTTCATCTCATGTTCCATCAAAGACTCACGAAAAGACTGGCTCACCTGGGGATTTGACTCAGCGTTCACTTGCTGGAAAAATTAATGGGGAAACAAAGTTTGTAAGTCCACGTGGGACATCATCTGCTTCAGATTCTGTGGGAGGTGTGGCAGCATCCTCTGGTCTTGGTTTGTCTCCAAGTTCATCTGTTGGTTCATTGTCTTCTGAAAAATCAACTCTTAATCCCAATGCCAAG gAATTCAAGCTCAATCCTAATGCAAAGAGTTTTGTTCCCTCTCAAACACCTGTTCGGCCTCCTACCCCCGTGTCCGACGGTTCCTTTTATTTTCCACCCAATGTATCTACTGTACCAAATATGCCAGGCATGCCCATGAGTATTGGA GTTGGACCTACTTTTACTGGGCCACAACACATGATATATAATCCGCAGGTAGCGCAAATGCCATCTCAACcatattttcatccaaatggcCCACAG TATGGTCAGCTTATTGGTCATCCTAGGCAGGTTTTATACATGCCGAGTTACCTACCTCCT GAAATGCCATACAAGGGACGGGATTATTGA
- the LOC112706569 gene encoding endochitinase PR4, translated as MKMENKLPMILVAMALVMIASVSAQNCGCASDLCCSKYGYCGTGDDYCGDGCQQGPCYSSPSTPSTPSSGSGSVNVADVVTQDFFNSIISQAAANCEGKNFYTRDAFLSALNSYSTFGQLSSTDDSKREIAAAFAHFTHETGYFCYINEQNGASHNYCDSSYTQYPCNPNKQYFGRGPLQLTWNYNYGAAGNANNFDGLNAPETVGNDAVVSFKAALWFWMNNVRPVESQGFGATIRAINSGECNGGNTSEMNDRVNLYKQYCQDFGVAPGDNLTC; from the exons ATGAAAATGGAAAACAAGTTACCAATGATACTTGTGGCCATGGCACTTGTCATGATTGCGAGTGTTAGTGCTCAAAATTGTGGATGTGCATCGGACTTGTGTTGTAGCAAGTACGGATACTGTGGCACCGGCGACGATTATTGCGGCGACGGATGTCAACAGGGTCCTTGCTATAGCTCACCAAGCACTCCGAGCACTCCTAGCTCCGGCAGCGGTAGTGTTAACGTCGCCGACGTAGTCACACAAGATTTCTTCAATTCTATAATCAGCCAAGCTGCTGCTAATTGTGAAGGCAAAAATTTTTACACTCGCGACGCTTTTCTTAGCGCTCTCAATTCCTACAGTACTTTTGGTCAGCTGAGCTCAACCGACGACTCTAAGCGCGAAATTGCAGCTGCCTTTGCTCATTTTACACACGAAACTGGCT ACTTTTGTTATATTAATGAGCAAAATGGTGCATCACACAACTATTGTGACTCAAGCTACACACAATATCCATGCAACCCTAACAAGCAATACTTTGGTCGTGGACCTCTCCAACTAACATGGAACTACAACTACGGAGCGGCCGGAAACGCGAACAATTTCGACGGATTGAATGCGCCGGAGACGGTGGGGAATGATGCCGTGGTGTCATTCAAGGCGGCGTTGTGGTTTTGGATGAACAATGTAAGGCCAGTTGAGAGCCAGGGGTTTGGTGCAACCATTAGGGCCATTAATAGTGGTGAATGCAATGGTGGTAACACTTCGGAGATGAACGATCGTGTGAACCTATACAAACAATACTGTCAAGATTTTGGTGTTGCTCCTGGTGATAATCTTACTTGCTAA
- the LOC112706572 gene encoding uncharacterized protein, whose amino-acid sequence MGLSASKRVKSSLSNSPEFDSACDSTFSHCLDLTQHAFPGVLPYQLNSAAEHLHGQLSTHALIQRWVDAPPDRSQVDSALRRVTNRSSSKSGNEILGPVMFKDWALELYTDAVLSGAGKALLLRVPVGVAGIAGVGAVTHAGGQVVGTAVGAYSLGVAVSIFLALSA is encoded by the coding sequence ATGGGGTTATCGGCTTCGAAGCGAGTGAAGAGTTCGTTATCGAACTCGCCCGAGTTTGACTCGGCCTGCGACTCAACGTTCTCGCACTGCCTCGATCTGACTCAGCACGCGTTCCCGGGAGTGTTGCCTTACCAACTCAACAGCGCCGCCGAGCATCTCCACGGCCAGCTGTCCACTCACGCGCTCATCCAGAGGTGGGTCGACGCGCCACCAGATCGTTCCCAGGTTGACTCCGCGCTGCGCCGCGTCACAAACCGATCGTCGTCGAAGTCCGGCAATGAAATTCTTGGACCTGTGATGTTCAAGGATTGGGCTCTGGAGCTGTACACTGATGCTGTGCTGTCCGGTGCCGGAAAAGCGCTTCTGCTGCGGGTTCCCGTCGGCGTAGCTGGTATCGCCGGAGTCGGAGCCGTCACTCACGCCGGAGGACAAGTGGTTGGGACTGCTGTTGGGGCCTACTCGCTTGGTGTTGCAGTCTCTATTTTCCTTGCTTTATCTgcataa
- the LOC112706571 gene encoding pentatricopeptide repeat-containing protein At1g62350, with protein MIITARPSLVQWSFEGSAIHRFKPITLPCLSKISVRIKSNERRIKINCGLRASYKKKPPSKVISKEAIQVIQALKLAKSSPQKIDQILKERFTRLLKDDVLDVLSELQRQNYLDLSLKVFELIREEEGYGTMLSLYSDMIMFLGRRKMIEEAEGIFCGVMERGLRPDTRMHTEMIGAYIQVGMMEKAMEIYGSMKESGCKPDRLTFMILIRNLEKVGDKEMVEALKEECFQFVDYPDKFIQEVEHKQKHAKKRSLHIA; from the exons atgataatAACAGCCAGACCTTCGTTAGTTCAGTGGAGTTTCGAGGGTTCTGCGATTCACCGTTTCAAGCCTATAACTTTACCGTGTTTATCGAAGATTAGCGTAAGGATAAAGAGTAATGAGAGGAGGATTAAGATTAATTGCGGGCTTCGTGCTAGCTACAAGAAGAAGCCACCTTCTAAGGTCATATCAAAAGAAGCGATTCAAGTGATTCAAGCACTTAAGCTAGCAAAATCTTCACCGCAGAAAATAGATCAAATTCTAAAAGAAAGGTTCACTAGGCTTCTAAAGGACGATGTTTTAGATGTGTTATCTGAGTTGCAGCGACAAAACTACTTGGATTTATCCCTCAAG GTTTTTGAGTTAATTCGTGAGGAGGAAGGGTATGGTACGATGTTATCATTGTACTCTGATATGATAATGTTTTTGGGGAGGAGGAAGATGATTGAGGAGGCTGAGGGGATATTCTGTGGAGTGATGGAGAGAGGGTTGAGACCGGATACGAGGATGCATACGGAGATGATTGGAGCGTATATACAGGTGGGGATGATGGAGAAGGCCATGGAGATATACGGTTCCATGAAGGAATCGGGGTGCAAGCCAGATAGGTTGACATTCATGATACTAATTAGGAACCTTGAGAAGGTTGGAGATAAAGAGATGGTGGAGGCTTTGAAAGAAGAGTGTTTTCAGTTTGTGGACTATCCTGATAAGTTCATTCAAGAAGTGGAGCACAAACAGAAACAT GCAAAAAAGAGATCACTCCATATCGCATAA
- the LOC112706570 gene encoding uncharacterized protein isoform X1, with protein sequence MKNSNDDDNKQQNEDSAASVDSRFNQTLRNVQGLLKGRSIPGKILLSQRVDLPDTPNSSSPPSYERSSPLSDTGTSDHTPETLEEEVRSTSKPIASPNENVLKLSTLRIENPSEEVQKSSVSTRATDSARVMKFNKVLSGTMVILDKLRELAWSGVPDYMRPTVWRLLLGYAPPNSDRRDGVLRRKRLEYLDCVSQYYDIPETVRSDDEINMLRQIAVDCPRTVPNVPFFQQQQVQKSLERILYTWAIRHPASGYVQGINDLVTPFLVVFLSEHLQGGIDNWSMSDLSAEKISNIEADCYWCLSKLLDGMQDHYTFAQPGIQRLVFKLKELVRRIDEPVSNHMELQGLEFLQFAFRWFNCLLIREIPFHLVTRLWDTYLAEGDALPDFLVYIFASFLLTWSDKLKKLDFQELVMFLQHLPTQNWSHQELEMVLSRAFMWHSMFNNSPSHLAT encoded by the exons ATGAAGAACAGCAACGACGACGACAATAAGCAGCAAAACGAAGACTCTGCTGCCTCCGTAGATTCCCGATTCAACCAGACTCTCAGAAATGTTCAAGG GTTACTCAAGGGTCGTAGCATTCCTGGTAAGATATTACTAAGCCAGAGGGTAGACCTGCCAGATACCCCAAATTCATCCTCGCCGCCTTCTTATGAAAGGAGCTCACCATTAAGTGATACCGGCACAAGTGATCACACACCTGAGACACTAGAG GAGGAAGTTCGTAGTACAAGTAAACCAATTGCTTctcctaatgagaatgtgttaAAATTATCAACTTTACGCATAGAGAACCCGTCTGAAGAAGTGCAGAAATCTTCCGTGAGTACTAGAGCTACGGATTCTGCAAGAGTGATGAAATTCAATAAGGTGCTTTCCGGGACAATGGTTATATTAG ATAAGTTGCGTGAGTTAGCTTGGAGTGGTGTTCCAGATTACATGCGTCCTACAGTATGGAGACTTCTCTTG GGATATGCACCACCTAATTCAGATAGAAGGGATGGGGTTTTGAGGAGGAAGCGCCTAGAGTATCTTGATTGTGTTTCGCAGTATTATGATATTCCTGAGACAGTTCGCTCAGATGATGAGATCAACATGCTCCGCCAG ATTGCGGTAGATTGTCCTAGGACCGTACCTAATGTTCCATTCTTCCAGCAACAGCAAGTCCAGAAGTCACTCGAGCGTATTCTTTACACATG GGCTATTCGACATCCTGCCAGTGGATATGTTCAGGGGATAAATGATCTTGTTACACCATTTCTAGTCGTTTTCCTATCAGAACACTTGCAAGGGGGTATCGATAATTGGTCAATGTCTGATCTATCTGCAGAGAAAATTTCTAATATAGAGGCTGATTGCTATTGGTGCTTGTCAAAATTACTGGATGGTATGCAAGACCATTACACGTTTGCTCAACCAGGAATTCAGAGGCTTGTTTTTAAGTTGAAGGAATTGGTCAGGAGGATTGATG AGCCTGTTTCAAACCACATGGAGCTTCAGGGACTAGAATTTCTTCAGTTTGCTTTCCGCTGGTTCAACTGCCTTCTAATCCGCGAG ATACCCTTCCATCTTGTCACACGCCTCTGGGACACGTATCTAGCCGAAGGAGATGCCTTACCAGATTTTCTTGTGTATATATTTGCCAGTTTTCTTCTAACG TGGTCAGACAAGCTAAAGAAGCTTGATTTCCAGGAGTTGGTAATGTTCCTTCAACACCTTCCAACTCAGAACTGGTCTCACCAGGAGCTCGAGATGGTGCTTTCCCGTGCATTTATGTGGCACAGCATGTTCAACAACTCTCCGAGCCATTTAGCCACTTGA
- the LOC112706570 gene encoding uncharacterized protein isoform X2, with amino-acid sequence MKNSNDDDNKQQNEDSAASVDSRFNQTLRNVQGLLKGRSIPGKILLSQRVDLPDTPNSSSPPSYERSSPLSDTGTSDHTPETLEEEVRSTSKPIASPNENVLKLSTLRIENPSEEVQKSSVSTRATDSARVMKFNKVLSGTMVILDKLRELAWSGVPDYMRPTVWRLLLGYAPPNSDRRDGVLRRKRLEYLDCVSQYYDIPETVRSDDEINMLRQIAVDCPRTVPNVPFFQQQQVQKSLERILYTWAIRHPASGYVQGINDLVTPFLVVFLSEHLQGGIDNWSMSDLSAEKISNIEADCYWCLSKLLDGMQDHYTFAQPGIQRLVFKLKELVRRIDVKLLNRARACFKPHGASGTRISSVCFPLVQLPSNPRDTLPSCHTPLGHVSSRRRCLTRFSCVYICQFSSNVVRQAKEA; translated from the exons ATGAAGAACAGCAACGACGACGACAATAAGCAGCAAAACGAAGACTCTGCTGCCTCCGTAGATTCCCGATTCAACCAGACTCTCAGAAATGTTCAAGG GTTACTCAAGGGTCGTAGCATTCCTGGTAAGATATTACTAAGCCAGAGGGTAGACCTGCCAGATACCCCAAATTCATCCTCGCCGCCTTCTTATGAAAGGAGCTCACCATTAAGTGATACCGGCACAAGTGATCACACACCTGAGACACTAGAG GAGGAAGTTCGTAGTACAAGTAAACCAATTGCTTctcctaatgagaatgtgttaAAATTATCAACTTTACGCATAGAGAACCCGTCTGAAGAAGTGCAGAAATCTTCCGTGAGTACTAGAGCTACGGATTCTGCAAGAGTGATGAAATTCAATAAGGTGCTTTCCGGGACAATGGTTATATTAG ATAAGTTGCGTGAGTTAGCTTGGAGTGGTGTTCCAGATTACATGCGTCCTACAGTATGGAGACTTCTCTTG GGATATGCACCACCTAATTCAGATAGAAGGGATGGGGTTTTGAGGAGGAAGCGCCTAGAGTATCTTGATTGTGTTTCGCAGTATTATGATATTCCTGAGACAGTTCGCTCAGATGATGAGATCAACATGCTCCGCCAG ATTGCGGTAGATTGTCCTAGGACCGTACCTAATGTTCCATTCTTCCAGCAACAGCAAGTCCAGAAGTCACTCGAGCGTATTCTTTACACATG GGCTATTCGACATCCTGCCAGTGGATATGTTCAGGGGATAAATGATCTTGTTACACCATTTCTAGTCGTTTTCCTATCAGAACACTTGCAAGGGGGTATCGATAATTGGTCAATGTCTGATCTATCTGCAGAGAAAATTTCTAATATAGAGGCTGATTGCTATTGGTGCTTGTCAAAATTACTGGATGGTATGCAAGACCATTACACGTTTGCTCAACCAGGAATTCAGAGGCTTGTTTTTAAGTTGAAGGAATTGGTCAGGAGGATTGATG TGAAACTTTTGAACCGTGCCAGAGCCTGTTTCAAACCACATGGAGCTTCAGGGACTAGAATTTCTTCAGTTTGCTTTCCGCTGGTTCAACTGCCTTCTAATCCGCGAG ATACCCTTCCATCTTGTCACACGCCTCTGGGACACGTATCTAGCCGAAGGAGATGCCTTACCAGATTTTCTTGTGTATATATTTGCCAGTTTTCTTCTAACG TGGTCAGACAAGCTAAAGAAGCTTGA
- the LOC112706573 gene encoding peroxisomal membrane protein 13 has product MDQSKPQPSGSGPPPKPWEQAGSSAGPSPFKPPSAGNTSNVVEASGTAKPGEIVSNQNATANQNAVGRPLPSRPWQQQQSYGNSSYGGYGSTMNYGSGYGSGLYGSSYGSSYGGLGGGMYGGGMYGNSMYRGGYGGGLYGSSGMYGGGMYSSGMGGYGMGGMGGYGMGGGPYGDQDPNNPYGAPPSPPGFWISVLRVMQGVVNFFGRISILIDQNTQAFHLFMTALLQLFDRSGLLYGELARFVLRLLGIRTKPKKVDPQGPNGQPLPGPHPQNMNYIEGPKAAPSGAWDNVWGNDGSQ; this is encoded by the exons ATGGACCAATCTAAGCCTCAACCATCAG GGAGTGGTCCTCCGCCAAAGCCTTGGGAGCAAGCCGGTTCCTCGGCTGGCCCGTCACCCTTTAAGCCTCCATCCGCAGGCAACACCAGTAATGTAGTGGAAGCTTCTGGGACTGCAAAACCCGGTGAAATCGTTTCCAACCAGAATGCAACTGCCAACCAGAATGCTGTTGGGAGGCCCCTTCCTTCAAGGCCATGGCAGCAACAGCAGAGTTATGGAAACAGCAGCTACGGAG GTTATGGTTCTACAATGAATTATGGTTCTGGATATGGCTCAGGACTGTATGGATCTTCTTACGGTTCTTCTTATGGTGGGCTAGGTGGGGGAATGTATGGTGGTGGAATGTATGGTAACAGTATGTATAGGGGAGGATATGGTGGTGGCCTTTACGGGTCATCTGGGATGTATGGAGGTGGGATGTATAGCAGTGGGATGGGTGGTTATGGCATGGGTGGGATGGGTGGTTATGGCATGGGTGGTGGTCCTTATGGAGATCAAGATCCTAATAACCCCTATGGAGCCCCGCCATCCCCTCCAGGATTTTGGATTTCTGTTCTACGTGTG ATGCAAGGAGTGGTTAACTTTTTTGGTCGGATATCAATACTCATTGACCAGAATACACAGGCTTTCCATCTGTTCATGACTGCACTCCTACAG CTTTTTGATCGTTCTGGTTTATTGTATGGAGAGCTAGCTAGATTTGTGCTGCGCTTGCTTGGGATTAGAACTAAACCCAAGAAGGTTGACCCACAAGGTCCAAATGGACAGCCACTGCCTGGACCACACCCCCAAAACATGAACTACATTGAGGGACCAAAGGCGGCTCCAAGTGGTGCTTGGGACAATGTATGGGGTAACGACGGCAGCCAATGA